From a single Brassica rapa cultivar Chiifu-401-42 chromosome A01, CAAS_Brap_v3.01, whole genome shotgun sequence genomic region:
- the LOC103874222 gene encoding uncharacterized protein LOC103874222, with protein MEKNSWADQWDNSNQASGKTTDDGKSGAGASGKYKEKVEAGLGKTKAVASSGLKKVKIGTSLGLNWVKDKYNKTTTTKKN; from the coding sequence ATGGAGAAAAATTCTTGGGCGGATCAATGGGACAACAGCAATCAAGCTTCTGGAAAAACGACAGATGACGGTAAAAGCGGCGCTGGCGCGTCGGGAAAATACAAAGAGAAGGTGGAGGCTGGATTGGGGAAGACGAAAGCGGTGGCGAGTTCCGGGTTGAAGAAAGTCAAGATAGGAACCTCGTTGGGTCTCAATTGGGTCAAAGACAAGTATAACaaaaccaccaccaccaagaAGAACTGA